A single window of Zea mays cultivar B73 chromosome 10, Zm-B73-REFERENCE-NAM-5.0, whole genome shotgun sequence DNA harbors:
- the LOC100280339 gene encoding putative ubiquitin carboxyl-terminal hydrolase superfamily protein: protein MVMGASGSKLEKALGDQFPEGERYFGLENFGNTCYCNSVLQALYFCIPFREQLLEYYANNKTPGDAEENLLTCLADLFMQISQAKKKTGVIAPKRFVQRVKKQNELFRSYMHQDAHEFLNFLLNELVDILEKESSAAKDSPQSSSPEKAPNGPVQPLANGVKKEPPVTLVHKSFQGILTNETRCLRCETVTARDETFLDLSVDIEQNSSITSCLKNFCSTETLNAEDKFFCDKCCSLQEAQKRMKIKKAPHILVIHLKRFKYIEQLGRYKKLSYRVVFPMELKLSNSSDDVDTEYSLFAVVVHVGSGPNHGHYVSLVKSHNHWLFFDDENVEMVEEQTLQTFFGTSHEYSGNTDHGYILFYEGLGGKS, encoded by the exons ATGGTCATGGGAGCCAGCGGCTCCAAGCTTGAGAAGGCCCTCGGAGACCAGTTCCCGGAAGGCGAGCGCTACTTCGGCCTCGAGAACTTCGGCAACACCTGCTACTGCAACAGTGTCCTTCAG GCACTTTATTTTTGCATTCCATTCAGGGAGCAGTTACTGGAATATTATGCAAATAACAAAACTCCAGGAGACGCTGAGGAAAATCTTCTGACTTGTTTGGCCGACCTTTTTATGCAG ATAAGCCAAGCAAAGAAAAAGACCGGTGTTATTGCTCCAAAACGTTTTGTTCAGAGAGTGAAGAAACAGAATGAGTTGTTTCGCAGCTACATGCACCAG GATGCACATGAGTTCTTAAATTTCCTTTTGAATGAACTTGTTGATATTCTGGAAAAAGAGTCAAGTGCTGCTAAGGACTCACCCCAATCGTCGTCTCCTGAAAAAGCTCCAAATGGCCCAGTTCAACCTTTAGCCAATGGAGTTAAAAAAGAACCACCAGTTACCCTGGTCCATAAAAGTTTTCAG GGCATATTGACCAACGAAACAAGATGCTTAAGATGTGAAACAGTAACTGCAAGGGATGAAACATTTCTTGATCTTAGTGTTGACATTGAACAAAATAGTTCAATCACAAGCTGCCtgaaaaatttctgttctacagaGACTTTAAATGCAGAGGATAAATTCTTCTGTGACAAATGCTGCAG TTTGCAAGAAGCACAGAAGAGAATGAAGATTAAGAAGGCTCCCCACATATTGGTGATCCATCTAAAGCGTTTCAAGTACATTGAGCAGCTTGGCCGGTATAAGAAGCTTTCATACAGGGTTGTATTCCCCATGGAACTGAAGCTCAGTAATTCATCCGACGATGTAGACACTGAGTACTCCCTCTTTGCTGTCGTGGTCCATGTCGGAAGTGGCCCGAACCATGGGCATTATGTAAGCCTTGTCAAAAGCCACAACCACTGGTTGTTCTTCGACGATGAAAATGTCGAGATGGTTGAAGAGCAGACCCTACAAACATTCTTCGGTACTTCACATGAATACTCAGGCAACACGGACCATGGGTATATCTTGTTTTACGAGGGGCTTGGTGGGAAGAGTTAG